Proteins encoded within one genomic window of Gambusia affinis linkage group LG09, SWU_Gaff_1.0, whole genome shotgun sequence:
- the ccdc69 gene encoding coiled-coil domain-containing protein 69 → MGCSHSKKKSKGKKGEKKQKDSSRQDEGGKRSSSDLDVSLEKQLERFEWQLKILNEALSANGSSERAELLKHHTDEEVCGLVLSILDKVRTETTADLNVLHERKRKSAVEEHERHVKELQTKHEQEKTELTKRFQAAEEILKAKVEQLTADLLVYNELKKRVENSTFKKNLQRNIQEHGSPGAFWESEQESLLFVIEMKAERVQEQSRKLQQMEELVEKNLSLEDQIVHVLQQNEDLKVRIDNCQTLIQQFSKEQQDLKVALERQIAVNQNLSQEKEQLMFKLRHRDSCPGIHLPPLMQEIAPR, encoded by the exons GTAAACGTTCATCTAGTGACCTGGATGTTTCTCTTGAGAAGCAGCTGGAGCGTTTCGAGTGGCAGCTGAAGATTTTAAATGAAGCGCTCTCAGCCAATGGGAGTTCAGAGAGGGCAGAGCTACTGAAACATCACACTGATGAGGAAGTGTGCGGACTTGTTCTGAGCATCCTCGACAAG GTGAGAACAGAGACGACAGCTGATCTGAACGTTCTGCATGAACGCAAAAGGAAATCAGCCGTAGAAGAACATGAGAGGCATGTTAAAG AGCTGCAGACCAAACATGAACaggaaaaaactgaactgaCAAAAAGGTTTCAGGCGGCGGAAGAAATCCTCAAG GCCAAAGTGGAGCAGCTAACGGCTGACCTGCTGGTCTATAACGAGTTGAAGAAACGAGTTGAAAATTCAACCTTTAAAAAGaatttgcaaagaaatattCAG GAACATGGCAGCCCAGGTGCATTCTGGGAGTCTGAGCAGGAGTCTTTGCTGTTTGTGATTGAGATGAAGGCTGAGCGTGTGCAGGAGcaaagcaggaagctgcagcagatggAGGAACTG GTGGAGAAGAATCTGTCTCTGGAGGACCAGATCGTTCACGTCCTGCAGCAGAACGAGGATCTGAAGGTCCGGATAGACAACTGCCAGACCCTCATTCA GCAGTTTTCAAAGGAGCAGCAGGACCTGAAGGTGGCGCTAGAGAGACAGATAGCAGTAAACCAGAATCTTTCTCAGGAAAAAGAGCAGCTGATGTTCAAACTGAGACACAGAGATTCATGTCCAGGGATCCACCTGCCCCCCCTGATGCAGGAGATCGCCCCCAGATGA